A section of the Leptolyngbya iicbica LK genome encodes:
- a CDS encoding phosphoribulokinase has translation MTSMPDRVVLIGVAGDSGCGKSTFLRRLADLFGEEFITVICLDDYHSLDRKQRKAAGVTALNPKANNFDLMYEQIKSLKAGNSIDKPIYNHETGEIDPPERVDPNHIVVVEGLHPMYDERVRELLDFSVYLDIHDDVKIAWKIKRDMAERGHTYEDVLASINARRPDFEAYIDIQKQYADVVIQILPTQLIPNDEEKKILRVRLLQKEGIEGFDPVYLFDEGSTIDWIPCGRKLTCSYPGIRMHYGPDSYYGNEVSVLEIDGQFERLEELIYVESHLSNTSTKYYGEMTELLLKHREYPGSNNGSGLFQVLVGLKMRESYEKIIAKTPQAVG, from the coding sequence ATGACAAGTATGCCGGATCGCGTGGTTTTGATTGGGGTTGCTGGCGACTCTGGATGTGGTAAGTCCACGTTTTTGAGACGACTTGCCGACCTGTTTGGTGAGGAATTTATTACCGTCATCTGTCTGGATGACTATCACAGCCTTGATCGAAAGCAGCGCAAAGCGGCTGGTGTTACGGCTTTGAATCCGAAGGCCAACAACTTCGATTTGATGTACGAGCAAATCAAGTCGCTGAAAGCGGGCAACTCTATTGATAAGCCAATTTATAACCACGAGACGGGTGAAATTGACCCTCCTGAGCGCGTCGATCCCAATCACATTGTGGTCGTCGAAGGGTTACACCCCATGTATGATGAGCGGGTGCGTGAGCTCCTCGACTTTAGCGTGTATCTCGATATTCACGACGATGTCAAGATTGCTTGGAAGATCAAGCGTGACATGGCTGAGCGGGGTCATACCTACGAGGACGTTCTTGCTTCCATCAATGCTCGCCGCCCTGACTTCGAAGCCTATATCGACATCCAAAAGCAGTATGCCGATGTGGTGATTCAGATTTTGCCGACGCAACTGATTCCCAACGACGAAGAGAAGAAGATTTTGCGCGTGCGTCTGTTGCAGAAAGAAGGCATTGAGGGCTTCGACCCGGTATACCTGTTTGACGAAGGCTCCACGATTGACTGGATTCCTTGCGGTCGTAAGTTGACCTGTTCCTATCCCGGCATTCGGATGCACTATGGTCCGGATAGCTACTACGGTAACGAAGTGTCGGTGCTTGAAATTGACGGTCAGTTTGAGCGTTTGGAAGAACTGATTTATGTCGAAAGCCACCTCAGCAATACGTCCACTAAGTATTACGGTGAGATGACTGAGTTGCTGCTTAAGCACCGTGAGTATCCAGGTTCCAACAATGGCAGTGGTTTGTTCCAAGTCTTGGTGGGTCTGAAGATGCGCGAGAGCTATGAAAAGATCATTGCGAAAACGCCCCAAGCGGTGGGTTAA
- a CDS encoding RMD1 family protein — protein MLFTDIDAVEVRAYFLGQKVDLQPFTQTAPLAVDPLTIHSGDDNCVVLFDYGVAVLFGFSGIEEAKFLNDIQGLIVSPFDKPETEDVLIRQAPVNEGKVEGGVILVPQFDVPVLQLVAHVLAKSVVLDQYEAETAQVFDLIEPFAASLQQPKSPRHGAKILLNQIGNSLLIHHKIVGRVEIVDKPELLWEYPELDRFYARVEDEYEIRERHSSLDRKLDLVSRTAETALDIQQQNTGLRLEWYVVILIVIEVLLSVYELIMMNKSLTGG, from the coding sequence GTGTTGTTTACAGATATCGATGCGGTAGAAGTCCGAGCCTATTTCCTTGGGCAAAAAGTTGACTTACAACCCTTTACTCAAACGGCCCCGCTGGCGGTAGATCCCCTGACAATTCATAGTGGTGACGACAATTGTGTCGTCTTATTTGATTATGGAGTGGCGGTCTTATTCGGCTTTTCTGGCATTGAGGAAGCTAAGTTTTTGAACGATATTCAAGGACTGATTGTAAGCCCGTTTGACAAACCTGAGACAGAAGACGTGCTAATTCGTCAGGCCCCGGTTAATGAAGGCAAAGTCGAAGGCGGGGTGATTTTGGTGCCGCAGTTTGATGTTCCCGTATTGCAACTGGTGGCTCATGTCTTAGCCAAGAGCGTGGTGCTGGATCAGTATGAGGCCGAAACGGCGCAAGTCTTTGATTTGATTGAACCCTTTGCGGCTAGCCTCCAGCAGCCCAAGTCGCCCCGCCACGGGGCCAAGATTTTGCTCAATCAAATTGGCAACTCATTGCTCATCCATCACAAAATTGTGGGTCGGGTGGAAATCGTCGATAAGCCGGAACTGCTGTGGGAATATCCCGAACTGGATCGGTTTTATGCCCGAGTTGAGGATGAGTATGAAATTCGGGAACGGCACTCATCTCTAGACCGCAAGCTGGATCTGGTGTCGCGTACGGCTGAGACCGCGCTGGACATTCAGCAACAAAATACGGGCCTGCGGCTGGAATGGTATGTCGTGATCTTAATTGTGATTGAAGTTCTGTTATCGGTTTATGAGCTGATAATGATGAATAAATCCCTGACAGGAGGATAA
- a CDS encoding tetratricopeptide repeat protein, whose translation MGAIVEVTSPTFEEAVLEQSYQMPVVIDFYAQWCGPCQMLKPLLEKLTQEYEFTLAKVDIDQSPELARIYHVEGVPDVKVAVKGEMFNGFVGMLDEGQLRSFLEQLNLKSQFEEALAELATIRTTGDRRQLQEKYAELLRQYPDRPQLLLDAAQFYLSQKEFDEAIALLDRIDPLQKPYGDQAQAVRSLMEFHQTVAELSPDSEADELYLAGAKAAIAGDYEAGLAQFLALVQCDRKYRADAGRKSMLTLFNLLGNDHPLTQTYRKQLMQTLY comes from the coding sequence ATGGGGGCCATTGTCGAAGTGACGAGCCCGACCTTTGAAGAGGCGGTGCTAGAGCAGTCGTATCAAATGCCAGTGGTGATCGATTTTTATGCCCAGTGGTGTGGCCCCTGCCAAATGTTGAAACCTTTGTTGGAAAAGCTGACTCAGGAGTACGAGTTTACGCTGGCGAAGGTGGATATTGACCAAAGTCCCGAGCTGGCGCGGATTTATCACGTGGAGGGAGTGCCTGATGTCAAGGTGGCGGTGAAGGGAGAGATGTTCAACGGATTTGTTGGCATGTTGGACGAGGGCCAACTGCGATCGTTTTTAGAACAGCTCAATCTCAAGTCCCAGTTTGAGGAAGCGTTGGCCGAGTTGGCGACGATTCGCACGACCGGAGATCGGAGGCAACTACAAGAGAAATACGCGGAGCTGTTGCGACAGTATCCCGATCGCCCTCAATTGCTGCTCGATGCCGCACAGTTTTACCTCAGCCAAAAGGAGTTTGACGAAGCGATCGCCCTGCTAGACCGTATCGACCCGCTACAAAAGCCCTATGGTGACCAAGCCCAAGCCGTGCGATCGCTGATGGAATTTCATCAAACGGTGGCGGAGCTAAGCCCTGACAGTGAAGCGGATGAGCTGTATCTGGCCGGAGCAAAAGCGGCGATCGCGGGTGACTATGAAGCGGGGCTGGCGCAATTTTTGGCGCTGGTGCAGTGCGATCGCAAATATCGCGCCGATGCTGGCCGCAAATCCATGCTGACCTTATTCAACCTGTTGGGCAACGACCACCCCTTGACCCAGACCTACCGCAAACAACTGATGCAGACCCTTTATTAG
- a CDS encoding LmeA family phospholipid-binding protein: MEKASSTQPRGSRMISRVLPPAIRFWLTTQLDHVENLQFEVQGRDREILSGHIPEIALSAQKAIYQGIHLSQATVTASGIRVNLGQVIRRKPLRLLAPFPIHGAVELTEADFNDSLQSPLLGEGLYDFLQLLARSQPEAAPLQAVLDSLPDRTVHTHYQAEAAIQADQVILRLQPKVPTVAAIAISTQLSIRDGHRLCLDNPHWLADETSTAPTSIPLSDLHGFEIDLGDEVTLIDCQVADQKLKLSGTVRVLPTEPETAD, translated from the coding sequence GTGGAAAAAGCGTCTTCGACCCAACCCCGTGGCAGTCGGATGATTAGTCGGGTGCTGCCCCCAGCCATTCGGTTCTGGCTCACAACACAGCTTGACCATGTGGAAAATCTGCAATTTGAGGTGCAGGGGCGCGATCGCGAAATTCTATCCGGCCACATCCCTGAAATCGCCCTCTCCGCCCAAAAGGCGATTTATCAAGGCATTCATCTCAGCCAAGCCACCGTCACCGCTTCTGGCATTCGCGTCAATTTAGGCCAGGTGATACGCCGTAAACCTTTGCGCTTGTTGGCCCCCTTCCCCATTCATGGAGCCGTCGAGCTGACCGAAGCTGATTTCAATGACTCGCTGCAATCCCCCCTCTTGGGGGAAGGACTCTATGACTTTTTGCAGCTACTGGCTCGTTCTCAGCCAGAAGCTGCCCCACTGCAAGCAGTCCTCGACTCGCTGCCCGATCGCACCGTGCATACTCACTACCAGGCCGAGGCTGCCATCCAAGCTGACCAAGTTATTCTACGGCTACAGCCCAAGGTCCCGACGGTGGCCGCGATCGCCATCAGCACGCAACTGTCGATTCGCGACGGTCATCGACTCTGTCTCGATAATCCCCACTGGCTCGCCGACGAGACCAGCACCGCCCCCACCAGCATCCCCTTGTCTGACCTGCACGGCTTTGAAATTGACCTGGGGGATGAAGTGACCCTGATCGATTGTCAGGTCGCCGATCAGAAACTCAAACTGTCGGGCACAGTCAGGGTCTTGCCAACGGAGCCCGAGACCGCTGACTAG
- a CDS encoding DUF4912 domain-containing protein → MSESIPALEDMTLRQLRKVASEYEVSRYSRMRKSELIEAIMAAQTRRTSSMPTPTAAVEGQTEVEASKFAPATEPIPAEALASVDEGLPDLPSGYGESRIVLMPRDPQWAYAYWDIPNDHKEELRRQGGARLALRFYDVTDIDMGYQAPHSLQQYECDEMAREWYLPIPVSDRDYAIEIGYLCNDGRWLLLARSAPVHIPPVYPSDWIEDHFATVGWDQDLRGGQIATLTHPNRRVETGAGNQIYDEIFGMAESAEAQRVAGSLFGSMQHVPGSMISSFALPTSSYVLASGMGMWGGEVPTTALPTTSGIGLNMSGIGLNMSGVGFSASAPPIRPRQFWLVADAELIVYGATEPDATVTIGGKPIKLNPDGTFRFQMSFQDGLIDYPIFAVAADGEQNRAIHMKFNRETPYRRTNTKEEAVQEWMS, encoded by the coding sequence ATGTCCGAGTCGATTCCAGCACTTGAGGATATGACCCTTCGACAGCTCCGCAAGGTGGCTAGCGAATACGAAGTTTCTCGCTATAGCCGCATGCGTAAATCTGAGCTGATCGAAGCCATCATGGCCGCTCAGACCCGCCGGACCTCCTCGATGCCGACCCCAACGGCAGCAGTAGAAGGCCAGACCGAGGTTGAGGCATCGAAGTTTGCGCCGGCGACGGAGCCAATTCCGGCTGAAGCCTTGGCTTCCGTGGATGAAGGGCTGCCTGACCTGCCTAGCGGCTATGGCGAGAGTCGCATCGTCTTGATGCCCCGTGATCCGCAATGGGCTTATGCCTATTGGGATATTCCCAACGATCACAAAGAGGAACTGCGCCGCCAAGGGGGGGCACGTTTAGCATTGCGCTTTTACGATGTGACCGACATTGATATGGGCTACCAAGCGCCCCATAGCTTGCAGCAGTACGAGTGTGACGAGATGGCGCGGGAGTGGTATTTGCCCATTCCGGTGAGCGATCGCGACTACGCCATTGAAATTGGCTACCTTTGCAACGACGGTCGCTGGCTGCTGCTGGCCCGTTCTGCCCCGGTTCACATTCCCCCGGTATACCCCTCCGACTGGATCGAAGATCACTTTGCCACCGTGGGCTGGGATCAAGATCTGCGGGGCGGCCAGATTGCGACCCTGACCCATCCGAATCGTCGGGTCGAGACGGGTGCGGGCAACCAAATTTATGATGAAATCTTCGGCATGGCCGAGTCCGCCGAAGCCCAGCGGGTGGCGGGTTCTCTCTTTGGCTCGATGCAGCATGTTCCTGGCTCGATGATCAGCTCGTTTGCGCTGCCGACCAGCTCTTACGTGTTGGCCTCAGGGATGGGCATGTGGGGCGGCGAAGTGCCCACCACAGCGCTGCCAACCACTTCGGGCATTGGTCTCAATATGTCAGGCATTGGCCTCAACATGTCGGGCGTCGGTTTCTCTGCTTCGGCACCGCCGATTCGTCCCCGTCAGTTCTGGTTGGTCGCGGATGCTGAGCTGATTGTGTACGGCGCAACTGAGCCCGATGCGACCGTCACCATTGGCGGTAAGCCGATCAAACTCAATCCTGACGGCACGTTCCGGTTCCAAATGTCCTTCCAGGATGGCTTGATTGACTACCCCATCTTTGCGGTCGCCGCTGATGGTGAGCAAAACCGCGCCATTCACATGAAGTTCAACCGGGAGACGCCCTACCGCCGCACCAACACGAAGGAAGAAGCGGTGCAAGAGTGGATGAGCTAG
- the petH gene encoding ferredoxin--NADP reductase encodes MYNPSVSGGSATSVSGSRLFRYEVKGLRQNAETDKMDNPIRKSGSVFITVPYSRMNQEMQRITRMGGEIVSITPVNEADTNGQSAPAATQQDNGKSMTQATPKAKKKDVPVNLYKPKDPLIAKVISNEPLVGEGGSGIVQHIKIDLSGSDYHYVEGQSAGIIPDGTDEKGKPHKLRLYSIASTQHGDDMDDKTVSLCVRQLEYQDPESGETVYGTCSSFLCNIEPGAEVKVTGPVGKEMLLPDDEDAKIIMLATGTGIAPFRAYLWRMFKDAEREANPDYQFHGKAWLIFGVPYTANILYKEELEELQAKYPDNFELTYAISREQQNAEGGKMYIQNRVAENAARIWEMIQDPKTHTYMCGLKGMEDGIDAAMAAEAEKNGINWDDFRKQMKKEHRWHVETY; translated from the coding sequence ATGTATAATCCAAGCGTGAGTGGCGGTAGTGCCACATCTGTATCAGGAAGTCGCTTATTTAGGTACGAAGTCAAGGGGCTACGGCAGAACGCTGAAACCGACAAGATGGATAATCCCATTCGTAAGAGCGGCAGCGTTTTTATTACCGTGCCCTACAGCCGGATGAATCAAGAGATGCAGCGCATTACCCGCATGGGTGGTGAGATTGTTAGCATCACGCCGGTAAATGAGGCCGATACGAATGGTCAGAGCGCGCCTGCTGCTACACAGCAAGACAATGGTAAGTCTATGACTCAAGCGACGCCCAAAGCCAAAAAGAAAGACGTTCCCGTTAACCTCTATAAGCCCAAAGATCCGCTCATCGCTAAGGTCATCTCGAATGAGCCTCTGGTCGGCGAAGGCGGTTCTGGGATTGTGCAGCACATCAAGATTGACCTGTCGGGTAGTGACTATCACTACGTCGAAGGTCAGAGTGCTGGCATCATCCCCGATGGCACCGATGAGAAAGGTAAGCCCCACAAACTGCGGCTGTATTCCATTGCATCGACCCAGCATGGCGATGACATGGATGACAAAACCGTTTCTCTCTGCGTTCGTCAGCTCGAGTATCAAGATCCCGAGAGTGGCGAAACCGTTTACGGTACTTGCTCTTCGTTCCTCTGCAATATCGAGCCCGGTGCCGAAGTTAAAGTGACTGGCCCGGTCGGGAAGGAAATGCTGCTGCCCGATGACGAAGACGCCAAAATCATCATGTTGGCAACTGGCACTGGCATTGCACCGTTCCGCGCGTACCTGTGGCGCATGTTTAAGGATGCTGAGCGGGAAGCCAATCCCGACTATCAGTTCCACGGTAAGGCTTGGTTGATCTTTGGGGTACCCTACACGGCCAACATTCTCTACAAAGAGGAGTTGGAAGAGCTACAGGCCAAGTATCCCGACAACTTTGAATTGACGTATGCCATTAGCCGTGAGCAACAAAATGCTGAAGGCGGCAAGATGTACATCCAAAACCGGGTGGCTGAAAATGCGGCTCGCATTTGGGAAATGATTCAAGATCCGAAGACCCATACTTATATGTGTGGTCTGAAGGGCATGGAAGACGGCATTGATGCCGCGATGGCCGCCGAAGCTGAGAAGAACGGTATCAATTGGGACGATTTCCGTAAGCAAATGAAGAAGGAGCATCGGTGGCACGTTGAGACCTACTAG
- a CDS encoding cyclic nucleotide-binding domain-containing protein produces the protein MERILFILGILEDEDVDWLVTAGTRRELADGEVLIREGELIDAIYLILTGQFLVSLDHSPKAYIARLSSGEVMGEMSFVDHLPPSATVTASEPSVVLMVERSVLNRKLDQDIGFAKRWYQSLATLLSIRLRGTVKHLEAEFWEPTELNQALLSSDMADNMKLGGIRFDWLMRRLRDTEPGI, from the coding sequence ATGGAACGCATTCTATTTATATTAGGCATCTTGGAAGACGAAGATGTGGATTGGCTAGTGACTGCAGGAACCCGACGTGAACTCGCCGATGGTGAAGTCTTGATTCGTGAAGGGGAATTGATTGACGCGATCTACCTGATCTTGACAGGGCAGTTTTTGGTGTCGCTAGACCATTCTCCCAAGGCTTACATCGCGCGTCTGTCGAGCGGTGAGGTGATGGGCGAAATGTCATTTGTCGATCATTTGCCACCGTCGGCGACGGTGACTGCGAGTGAACCGTCGGTGGTGCTCATGGTGGAGCGATCGGTGCTAAACCGCAAGCTTGATCAGGATATTGGCTTTGCGAAACGCTGGTATCAATCTCTAGCAACCCTGTTGTCGATTCGTCTGAGGGGCACGGTCAAGCATTTGGAGGCGGAATTTTGGGAGCCCACCGAACTCAATCAAGCGCTGCTGTCGTCGGATATGGCAGACAACATGAAGCTCGGTGGTATTCGGTTTGATTGGTTGATGCGTCGCCTGCGAGATACGGAACCGGGGATCTGA
- a CDS encoding TIR domain-containing protein, with the protein MPEASSTRSVHIMNPLQDVFISYGRADSKQFAKRLNDRLVAEGLEVWFDFDDIPLGVDYQKQIDDGIEKADNFLFIISPHAINSPYCRLEVELALQRGKRIIPVLHVEAIDRELWQQRYPTGTDAEWDEYTAAGKHASFPNMPPEIGKINWVYMREDLDDFEASFQGLLAIFARDRDYVHHHTMLLQAALTWEAHQRQTPFLLTSEQRSQAESWLHQRFSDRQPPCEPTVLHCEYITASIKQAQGGMTAAFLSYADEDKAVTEQVRQLLMREGLTVWTNYTDLTTGEDFQSAIDRGIEATDTLVLVVSPAAIASAYCYHEVQYALSLHKRIVPLLYQPVAGEPLVEDWAAIQSLQYIDVTHWSAATPVPQRDEPAVSQLLNILQTDAGYYQRHKVALTQALKWDRQSRPPGLLLRGNTLRQFEGWLAVAQERSQSPALSLQTEFIEASRNQPEDLTLDVFLAYADEDVEFAAQLNAALQNQGKSTWFDEESIDAAADYQAELNEGIEQADNIVFIVSPAAIALTSCLKSLSYAASLDKRIIPVQLQPVEVTSLPPAIQALKAIDFQTYRSDFYEKYSELVRTLDRDRDHIRGHTKWLNRSLEWEAEGRPNDMLLRGNELAVAEGWLQQAIALHKLPVPSALQKTFCQESRAVVAAAEQAEKERQEKILRLQQERAQEAEARLSAEQRSARVQKFFLGAVSVGFAIACGLSFSTWRQYHRSLINELVATTKSSAALFASNRKLQAIVEAIRAQNQLSQLRGEHPDLAAAADEVLQQAIYGVRATNQLVGHEDWVVATAFSPNGQQLASGDKAGVIKIWQADGKLLHTLAAHDRGVWGLAFSPDEQHLVSGGADHQVRIWDTDGTLVRTLSGHEDIVAGVAYSPDGRVIASVSVDQTLRLWTAAGEPMGVFDQNKGYVVSVAFSPDSRQVAATTTDGLVTIWNRTGEKVAVLKGHTGPVWNVAFSPDGQTIASVGADGTIKLWSLDGTLIKTMEGHRDDVEGIAFSPDGQYIVSGGADHTVRLWRRDGTPIAIFRGHEDWVWSVSMSPDGQTIASGGGDNLVTLWRLSDLFTTLEGHSTEVWDVAMSPNNQLIASAVGDGTVWLWERDGSLRQQIKAHTSGIEQVAFSPDSQAIATASWDTTIKLWDLAGNLQQTFEGHDNWVLGVRFSPDGQLLASCSEDGTVRIWQRTGESVAVMGVGENYGAADGLSFSPDGQFIAVAFEDHVVRIWDRAGNLVQELIGHEGPVYSTAFSPDGQMLASAGADRTIRLWNRDGELLQTLTGHEDWVWRVAFSPDGQTLASGGNDRTVRLWSVDGMLLKTFRGHQAAVEGIQFSPDGQTLASASWDTRVILWNLEEAGDIDPLTYGCDWIRGYLAHSADVDDQDRTLCDRAAP; encoded by the coding sequence ATGCCTGAAGCATCATCTACCCGCAGTGTCCACATTATGAATCCGCTACAAGATGTCTTCATTTCCTATGGACGGGCCGATAGTAAGCAGTTTGCCAAGCGGTTGAACGATCGCCTCGTTGCCGAGGGGTTGGAGGTGTGGTTTGATTTTGACGACATTCCATTAGGGGTGGACTATCAAAAGCAAATTGATGACGGCATTGAAAAGGCGGACAACTTTCTCTTCATTATTTCGCCCCATGCCATTAACTCACCCTATTGCCGCTTAGAAGTGGAACTGGCCCTGCAACGGGGCAAGCGCATCATTCCGGTATTGCATGTCGAAGCGATTGACCGAGAGCTGTGGCAGCAGCGATATCCCACGGGCACGGATGCCGAATGGGATGAGTACACCGCTGCAGGCAAACACGCCAGCTTTCCCAACATGCCGCCAGAGATTGGCAAAATTAATTGGGTGTACATGCGGGAAGACCTGGATGATTTTGAGGCCTCTTTTCAGGGACTGCTGGCGATTTTTGCCCGCGATCGCGACTACGTCCATCACCACACGATGCTGCTGCAAGCGGCTCTGACCTGGGAAGCGCACCAGCGGCAGACCCCGTTTTTGCTGACTTCGGAGCAGCGATCGCAGGCTGAAAGCTGGCTACATCAGCGCTTTTCTGACCGCCAGCCCCCTTGTGAGCCAACGGTGTTGCATTGCGAATACATCACCGCCAGCATTAAACAGGCGCAGGGCGGCATGACAGCGGCCTTTTTGTCCTATGCAGACGAAGACAAAGCGGTGACGGAGCAGGTCCGGCAGTTGTTGATGCGGGAAGGCTTGACCGTCTGGACTAACTACACCGACTTGACGACGGGGGAAGACTTTCAAAGCGCGATTGATCGAGGCATCGAAGCCACGGACACCCTGGTGTTGGTGGTGTCGCCTGCGGCGATCGCCTCCGCTTATTGTTACCACGAAGTGCAATATGCTCTGAGCTTGCACAAACGGATTGTGCCGCTGCTGTATCAACCCGTGGCGGGGGAACCGTTGGTCGAGGACTGGGCAGCGATCCAGTCGTTGCAATATATCGATGTGACGCACTGGAGCGCCGCGACGCCGGTGCCGCAACGGGATGAACCGGCGGTCAGCCAGTTGCTCAACATTCTGCAAACGGATGCGGGCTATTACCAACGCCACAAAGTTGCCCTGACCCAAGCGCTCAAGTGGGATCGCCAGAGCCGTCCCCCCGGCCTCTTGCTGCGGGGCAATACTCTCCGTCAATTTGAGGGATGGTTGGCGGTCGCCCAGGAGCGATCGCAGTCCCCCGCCCTCAGCTTGCAAACGGAGTTCATCGAGGCGAGCCGCAATCAGCCTGAAGATCTCACCCTGGATGTCTTTTTGGCCTATGCGGATGAGGATGTCGAGTTTGCGGCTCAACTCAATGCGGCGCTACAAAATCAGGGAAAAAGTACCTGGTTTGATGAGGAAAGTATCGACGCGGCAGCCGACTACCAAGCGGAACTGAACGAGGGCATTGAGCAGGCAGACAACATTGTCTTCATTGTTTCCCCAGCGGCGATCGCCCTCACGAGCTGCCTAAAGTCGCTGAGTTATGCTGCCAGCCTGGACAAACGGATCATTCCCGTACAGCTCCAGCCGGTGGAGGTGACGAGTTTGCCCCCGGCCATCCAAGCGCTAAAAGCGATTGATTTTCAGACGTATCGGAGTGACTTTTACGAAAAATACAGTGAATTAGTGCGCACCTTAGACCGCGATCGCGACCATATCCGGGGGCACACAAAATGGCTAAACCGCTCCCTGGAATGGGAGGCCGAGGGCCGCCCCAACGATATGCTGCTGCGGGGCAATGAATTGGCCGTGGCGGAGGGGTGGTTGCAGCAGGCGATCGCACTCCACAAGCTCCCGGTTCCTAGTGCACTCCAAAAAACTTTTTGTCAGGAAAGCCGGGCCGTGGTGGCAGCGGCAGAGCAGGCCGAAAAAGAGCGTCAGGAAAAAATATTGCGCCTCCAGCAAGAACGGGCTCAGGAAGCGGAGGCCCGGCTGAGCGCCGAACAGCGCAGTGCACGGGTGCAAAAATTCTTTTTGGGGGCGGTGAGTGTCGGGTTTGCGATCGCCTGTGGGCTCAGTTTCTCGACCTGGAGGCAGTATCACCGTTCGTTAATCAACGAACTCGTTGCCACCACCAAATCCAGCGCCGCTTTATTTGCCTCCAATCGCAAACTGCAAGCGATCGTTGAAGCCATTCGCGCCCAAAACCAGCTCAGCCAACTGCGGGGTGAGCATCCCGACTTGGCCGCTGCCGCCGATGAAGTGCTGCAACAAGCCATCTACGGTGTGCGAGCCACCAACCAACTGGTCGGCCACGAAGACTGGGTGGTCGCCACCGCTTTTAGTCCCAACGGACAACAGTTGGCCAGTGGCGACAAAGCGGGAGTGATCAAAATTTGGCAAGCCGACGGCAAACTGCTGCATACCCTGGCCGCCCATGACCGGGGCGTCTGGGGCTTGGCCTTTAGCCCCGATGAGCAGCACCTCGTGTCCGGTGGGGCCGATCACCAAGTCCGCATTTGGGATACCGACGGCACCCTGGTGCGCACCCTGAGCGGTCATGAAGATATTGTGGCGGGGGTAGCCTACAGTCCCGATGGTCGGGTCATTGCGTCCGTCAGTGTGGATCAAACTCTGCGTTTGTGGACGGCAGCGGGTGAGCCCATGGGCGTGTTTGATCAAAATAAAGGCTACGTCGTCTCAGTGGCCTTTAGTCCTGACAGTCGCCAGGTGGCGGCCACCACCACCGATGGCCTGGTGACCATCTGGAACCGGACGGGAGAAAAAGTGGCCGTTTTGAAGGGGCATACTGGCCCAGTGTGGAATGTCGCCTTTAGCCCTGATGGTCAAACGATCGCGTCCGTGGGCGCCGATGGCACCATCAAACTGTGGAGCCTCGACGGCACCCTGATCAAAACCATGGAGGGCCATCGCGATGATGTGGAAGGGATCGCTTTCAGCCCTGATGGGCAGTACATCGTATCGGGTGGGGCCGACCATACCGTGCGGCTGTGGCGGCGGGATGGTACCCCCATCGCCATCTTTCGCGGTCACGAAGATTGGGTCTGGTCGGTCAGCATGAGTCCCGATGGCCAAACCATTGCTTCCGGGGGGGGCGATAACTTGGTCACCCTCTGGCGCTTGAGCGACTTATTCACCACCTTAGAGGGCCATTCGACCGAGGTGTGGGATGTGGCGATGAGCCCTAACAACCAATTAATTGCCTCCGCCGTAGGAGATGGCACCGTCTGGCTGTGGGAGCGCGATGGCAGCTTGCGCCAGCAAATTAAAGCCCACACCAGCGGGATTGAACAGGTGGCCTTTAGTCCCGATAGTCAGGCGATCGCCACCGCCAGCTGGGATACGACGATCAAGCTCTGGGATTTAGCTGGCAACTTGCAGCAAACCTTTGAGGGCCACGACAACTGGGTACTGGGGGTGCGTTTCAGTCCCGATGGCCAATTGCTGGCCTCTTGCAGTGAAGACGGCACCGTGCGCATCTGGCAGCGTACCGGCGAAAGCGTGGCGGTGATGGGGGTGGGCGAAAACTATGGCGCGGCGGATGGGCTCAGCTTTAGCCCCGACGGCCAATTCATTGCCGTGGCGTTTGAAGATCACGTCGTCCGCATTTGGGATCGCGCGGGCAACTTGGTGCAAGAACTGATCGGCCATGAGGGACCGGTCTACAGCACCGCATTTAGTCCCGATGGTCAGATGCTGGCTTCTGCCGGGGCCGATCGCACCATTCGTCTGTGGAATCGGGACGGTGAATTACTACAAACGCTCACTGGGCATGAAGACTGGGTGTGGCGAGTCGCCTTTAGCCCGGATGGGCAGACCTTAGCCTCAGGGGGCAACGATCGCACGGTTCGCCTCTGGTCGGTGGACGGCATGTTATTAAAAACTTTCCGGGGACACCAGGCGGCCGTCGAGGGGATTCAGTTCAGTCCCGATGGTCAGACCCTCGCCTCCGCCAGTTGGGACACCCGTGTCATTTTATGGAATCTGGAGGAAGCGGGGGATATTGATCCCCTGACCTATGGCTGCGATTGGATTCGGGGATACTTAGCCCACAGTGCCGATGTAGACGATCAAGATCGGACGTTATGCGATCGGGCCGCGCCTTAA